The sequence below is a genomic window from Nostoc flagelliforme CCNUN1.
GCTTCTTCTAAGGGGAATACTTTAAAGTAGGGCGAACAGTTTCGTCCTCAGCATTGTTTCCGTGGAATTTTCACTTAGACTCGAAATGCTTAACTTATCCAGGATAAATCGGTTTTGGCGTGTCCCTATAGGTAATTTCTGGCGACAAAATCAGCAGCGATCGCCTTTGATAGAGGTGGAAGATTCAATTTCTTTGCGGGTGCTGGTGCTAGCGTTGGTTGTTTTGGGAATTGTGGCGACGGATATCGCGGCTGAAACTTCATTCAGTTTTTGGGCGTTACCCTTGAGTTTATTGGGTGGAATTTGGAGTTACTATCGTCGCCGCGATGCCAATGTTGCAGTTAAGTTTTGTATCGCCATCGGAATGTTAGTGGCACTGGGTGCTTTCTTTGGGCGGTTGTTGGGAGAGTTGAATGATACGCGGTTGGGTTTGGCAGAGTTATTAATTCAACTCCAGGTGTTGCATAGTTTTGATACACCCCGCCGGAAAAATTTGGGCTATTCGATTGTTATAGGACTGATTTTATTGGGTGTGGCGGCAACGTTAAGTCAGACTTTAGCATTTGCACCTGTGTTGCTGTTATTTTTAGCGATCGCTCTCCCAACTTTAGTATTAGATTATCGCTCCCGCTTGGGTTTGCAGCCATTAAAAAGTGAAAAGGGAAAATTCAATCAGAAGAATTCCTCAACTCTTAATTTTAAATTTTTAATTCTGAATTTCTTCCTAATTGTCGGTCTGGGACTGGCAATTTTTGCTGTTTTACCCAGATTTCCTGGCTATCAGTTACGGAACTTTCCTGTAAGTTCTGCTATTCCAATAAAAGGTAATTTCACAGGTCGTAGTATTATTAATCCCGGTTATGTCCGCCAAGGTAAAGGTGATAATCAAGGCAGTGGTAGCGGTGGTACGGGGCAAAACCGAACTGGTCAACCAGGTAAAGTAGATAATAACTTTTATTACGGTTTTAATAGCCAGATTAACCAAAACTTGCGGGGCGAGATGAAACCTAAAGTTGTGATGCGGGTGCGATCGCAAGCTGAGGGTTTTTGGCGAGTTCTAGGATTTGACCGTTATACAGGTAAGGGGTGGGAAGTATCGCGTAATGAAGAAGTTACAACCATCAAGCGATCGCCTTGGTCTTACCAAATTTTCCTAAACCGACCTCTGATTACTGGTAAAACTCAAGAGATAGTACAAACTTATACAGTGGTGGCGGATTTGCCTAACCTAATTCCGGCAATGGCTTATCCCAAAGAGATTTACTTTCCCACACCAATGATCGCGGTTGATACAGAAAATGGATTGCGATCGCCTGTGGAATTATCAGAAGGACTCACTTACACAGTAGTTTCTGAAGTACCA
It includes:
- a CDS encoding transglutaminase TgpA family protein, with amino-acid sequence MLNLSRINRFWRVPIGNFWRQNQQRSPLIEVEDSISLRVLVLALVVLGIVATDIAAETSFSFWALPLSLLGGIWSYYRRRDANVAVKFCIAIGMLVALGAFFGRLLGELNDTRLGLAELLIQLQVLHSFDTPRRKNLGYSIVIGLILLGVAATLSQTLAFAPVLLLFLAIALPTLVLDYRSRLGLQPLKSEKGKFNQKNSSTLNFKFLILNFFLIVGLGLAIFAVLPRFPGYQLRNFPVSSAIPIKGNFTGRSIINPGYVRQGKGDNQGSGSGGTGQNRTGQPGKVDNNFYYGFNSQINQNLRGEMKPKVVMRVRSQAEGFWRVLGFDRYTGKGWEVSRNEEVTTIKRSPWSYQIFLNRPLITGKTQEIVQTYTVVADLPNLIPAMAYPKEIYFPTPMIAVDTENGLRSPVELSEGLTYTVVSEVPYRDRTKLAEASTKYPRDIKQHYLQIPPEIAEKVRQRTEEILANYNQERVAKSSKSLDSPYEKALYLAQYLKQRYSLPQNPLDLPYLGEKDDLVEAFLFKYKGGYPDHFSTVLTVMLRSIGIPARLVAGFSPGEFNPFTGLYIVRNTDAYAMTEIYFPKYGWFAFDPIPNHPLIPPSVEDTQTFSVLRQLWHWVAGWLPSPVTGLLNNVFETIFKWVIGVIAWFLALFSQGWFGVLTGLILATTVAFFGWLGWGQWREWRNRRWLKKLPAMESLYQQMLQWTTQKGLGKHPAQTPLEYAKGSYQHHAPATAEVIDEISQAYVSWRYGGHAPNLKRLGERWQELKKTAK